One Helicobacter pylori NQ4053 genomic region harbors:
- the tyrS gene encoding tyrosine--tRNA ligase: MEQKIAIALKEIARGANEIIGLEYIEKLVRKYYETNERFIVKAGFDPTAPDLHLGHTVLIQKLALLQQYGARVKFLIGDFTAMIGDPTGKNETRKPLNREQVLENAKTYEEQIYKILDQKHTEVCFNSTWLDALGAKGMIELCAKFSVARMLERDDFAKRYKENRPISIVEFLYPLLQGYDSVAMDADIELGGNDQKFNLLVGRFLQRSYGLNKEQSVITMPLLEGLDGVQKMSKSLGNYVGITEEPNAMFGKIMSVSDDLMWRYYTLLSAKTLEEIEDLKHGILNQTLHPKAVKEDLAGEIVARYYDNDQAFKAKEQFSKVFSANLLPEILSESDFDEGVGVLDVLKQIGFCPSTSQARRDIQGGGVKINQEVVKDESYRFIKGNYVIQLGKKRFMKLNIN, encoded by the coding sequence ATGGAACAAAAAATCGCTATCGCCTTAAAAGAGATCGCTAGAGGCGCTAATGAAATCATTGGATTAGAATACATTGAAAAGCTAGTGAGAAAATATTATGAAACCAATGAACGCTTTATCGTTAAAGCCGGGTTTGATCCTACCGCTCCCGATTTGCATTTAGGGCATACGGTATTGATTCAAAAATTAGCTTTATTGCAGCAATATGGGGCTAGGGTTAAGTTTTTGATTGGGGATTTTACCGCTATGATAGGCGATCCTACAGGGAAAAATGAAACGAGAAAACCCTTAAACCGGGAGCAAGTCTTAGAAAACGCTAAAACTTATGAAGAGCAAATCTATAAGATTTTAGATCAAAAACACACCGAAGTGTGCTTTAATTCCACTTGGTTGGATGCTTTAGGCGCAAAAGGCATGATAGAATTGTGCGCGAAGTTTTCAGTCGCTAGAATGCTAGAAAGGGACGATTTTGCTAAACGCTATAAAGAAAACCGCCCCATTAGCATCGTGGAATTTTTATACCCTTTGTTGCAAGGCTATGATTCAGTGGCGATGGATGCGGATATTGAGCTTGGGGGCAATGATCAAAAGTTTAATTTGCTGGTGGGGCGCTTTTTGCAACGATCTTATGGCTTGAATAAAGAGCAGTCTGTCATTACCATGCCTTTATTAGAGGGGCTTGATGGGGTGCAAAAAATGAGTAAAAGCTTGGGGAATTATGTGGGGATCACTGAAGAGCCTAATGCGATGTTTGGGAAGATCATGAGCGTGAGCGATGATCTCATGTGGCGCTATTACACCCTTTTGAGCGCTAAGACTTTAGAAGAAATTGAAGACTTAAAACATGGTATTTTAAATCAAACCCTGCACCCTAAAGCCGTTAAAGAAGATCTCGCTGGTGAAATCGTGGCTCGTTATTATGATAATGATCAAGCATTCAAGGCTAAAGAGCAATTTTCTAAAGTGTTTAGCGCAAACCTTTTGCCTGAAATTTTATCAGAGAGCGATTTTGATGAGGGGGTTGGGGTTTTAGATGTTTTAAAACAGATTGGCTTTTGCCCATCCACTTCACAAGCCAGGCGCGATATTCAAGGGGGAGGGGTAAAGATTAATCAAGAAGTGGTAAAAGATGAGAGTTATCGTTTTATTAAAGGAAATTATGTTATACAGCTTGGTAAGAAAAGATTTATGAAATTAAATATTAACTAA
- the fabX gene encoding decanoate oxidase/trans-2-decenoyl-[acyl-carrier protein] isomerase FabX: MVSTLKPLKIGKHTIKFPIFQGGMGVGISWDELAGNVAKEGALGVISAVGTGYYKNMRFVERIVAKKPFEALNFYSKKALNEIFANARKICGNNPLGANILYAINDYGRVLRDSCEAGANIIITGAGLPTNMPEFAKDFSDVALIPIISSAKALKILCKRWSDRYKRIPDAFIVEGPLSGGHQGFKYEDCFKEEFRLENLVPKVVEASKEWGNIPIIAAGGIWDRKDIDTMLSLGASGVQMATRFLGTKECDAKAYADLLPTLKKEDILLIKSPVGYPARAINTGVIKRIEEGNAPKIACVSNCVAPCNRGEEAKKVGYCIADGLGRSYLGNREEGLYFTGANGYRVDKIISVHELIKELTEG, from the coding sequence ATGGTATCAACACTCAAACCGCTAAAAATCGGTAAGCACACCATAAAATTCCCTATTTTTCAAGGGGGCATGGGTGTGGGGATTAGCTGGGATGAACTAGCTGGAAATGTTGCCAAAGAAGGGGCTTTAGGAGTGATTTCAGCCGTAGGGACTGGTTATTATAAAAACATGCGTTTTGTAGAAAGGATTGTGGCTAAAAAACCCTTCGAAGCCTTGAATTTTTACTCCAAAAAAGCGTTGAATGAGATTTTTGCAAACGCTAGGAAAATTTGCGGGAACAATCCTTTAGGGGCGAATATTTTATACGCTATCAATGACTATGGTCGTGTTTTAAGGGACTCTTGTGAAGCGGGAGCGAACATTATTATTACAGGGGCTGGTTTGCCCACTAACATGCCTGAATTCGCTAAGGATTTTAGCGATGTGGCGCTCATCCCTATTATTTCTTCAGCGAAGGCTTTAAAAATCCTTTGTAAAAGATGGAGCGATCGCTATAAAAGAATCCCGGACGCATTCATTGTGGAAGGGCCGTTGAGTGGGGGGCATCAGGGCTTTAAATACGAAGATTGTTTTAAAGAAGAATTCCGATTAGAAAATTTAGTGCCTAAAGTCGTGGAAGCTTCTAAAGAATGGGGGAATATCCCTATCATTGCTGCTGGGGGGATTTGGGATAGGAAGGATATAGACACCATGTTGAGTCTTGGAGCGAGTGGGGTGCAGATGGCGACTCGTTTTTTAGGCACGAAAGAATGCGACGCTAAAGCGTATGCCGATCTTTTGCCCACGCTCAAAAAAGAAGATATTTTACTCATTAAATCGCCTGTAGGCTATCCGGCTAGGGCTATCAATACGGGGGTGATCAAGCGTATTGAAGAGGGTAACGCGCCTAAAATCGCATGCGTGAGCAATTGTGTAGCGCCCTGTAACAGAGGTGAAGAAGCTAAAAAGGTGGGCTATTGTATCGCTGATGGTTTGGGGCGCAGTTATTTAGGAAACAGAGAAGAGGGGCTTTATTTTACCGGGGCTAATGGCTATAGAGTGGATAAGATTATCAGCGTGCATGAATTGATCAAAGAGCTTACAGAGGGTTAA
- the pyrH gene encoding UMP kinase, producing MQAKIKNKRVLVKFSGEALAGDNQFGIDIHVLDHIAKEIKSLVENDIEVGIVIGGGNIIRGVSAAQGGIIRRTSGDYMGMLATVINAVAMQEALEHIGLDTRVQSAIEIKEICESYIYRKAIRHLEKGRVVIFGAGTGNPFFTTDTAATLRAIEIGSDLIIKATKVDGIYDKDPNKFKDAKKLDTLSYNDALIGDIEVMDDTAISLAKDNKLPIVVCNMFKKGNLLQVIKHQQGVFSMVK from the coding sequence ATGCAAGCAAAGATAAAAAACAAACGGGTTTTGGTGAAATTTTCTGGGGAAGCGTTAGCTGGGGACAACCAGTTTGGGATTGACATTCATGTGTTAGATCACATCGCTAAAGAGATCAAAAGTTTAGTGGAAAACGATATTGAAGTGGGTATTGTGATTGGTGGAGGTAATATCATTAGGGGGGTTAGTGCGGCTCAAGGGGGGATTATCAGGCGCACCAGTGGGGATTATATGGGCATGTTAGCCACCGTGATTAATGCGGTAGCGATGCAAGAAGCTTTAGAGCATATCGGCTTAGACACAAGAGTGCAGAGCGCGATTGAAATCAAAGAGATTTGTGAAAGTTACATTTACAGAAAAGCGATCAGGCATTTAGAAAAGGGTAGGGTGGTGATTTTTGGCGCTGGCACGGGAAACCCGTTTTTCACTACGGATACGGCGGCCACTTTAAGAGCGATTGAAATTGGATCGGATTTAATCATTAAAGCGACTAAAGTGGATGGCATTTACGATAAAGACCCTAACAAATTTAAAGACGCTAAAAAATTGGACACTCTAAGCTATAACGATGCATTGATAGGGGATATTGAAGTGATGGACGATACCGCTATTTCTTTAGCTAAAGACAATAAGCTCCCCATTGTGGTGTGTAACATGTTCAAAAAAGGGAATTTATTGCAAGTGATTAAGCACCAACAAGGCGTGTTTTCTATGGTAAAATAA
- a CDS encoding N-acetylmuramoyl-L-alanine amidase family protein, whose protein sequence is MLVRLGVVACLFWLHFACATTLKITNIVPFGSSSVKMVFNQEIKKFKEVPLKNFKSYLELEAVLTIPKKHYQFSKQSFITIAQFSPKLVRVVISYAPKMTYEVKTLKDKLYVSIVEKKPLVRHQMAPKPPKHHALKHHTPKPAPKSIKKETKEKTPIKHAHSKHVHSPLNERSAKKEIPKKELENESKNQVFITEKNDAFIKTKRKKHKKIVLDAGHGGKDCGAMSANLVCEKDIVLEVVKFLHKELKKRGYSVLLTRDKDIYIDLVARTELANKKSADLFISVHANSIPKRSTSNAHGIETYFLSTARSERARKVAEQENKDDVNLMDYFSKSLLLNSLNTQRLIISNKLAIDVQYGMLQSVRKNYPDVVDGGVREGPFWVLAGALMPSILIEIGYNSHAIESKRIQSKPYQKILAKGIADGIDSFFSKND, encoded by the coding sequence GTGCTTGTGAGGTTAGGGGTTGTTGCATGTCTTTTTTGGTTGCATTTTGCTTGTGCTACAACCCTTAAAATTACCAACATTGTGCCTTTTGGCTCTAGCAGCGTTAAAATGGTGTTCAATCAAGAAATTAAGAAATTCAAAGAAGTTCCGCTCAAAAATTTCAAGAGTTATTTGGAATTAGAAGCCGTTTTAACCATTCCTAAAAAGCATTACCAATTTTCCAAGCAATCTTTCATCACGATCGCGCAATTCAGCCCTAAGTTAGTGCGAGTGGTCATTAGCTACGCTCCTAAGATGACTTATGAGGTTAAAACCCTTAAAGACAAGCTTTATGTTTCTATCGTGGAGAAAAAGCCCTTAGTTAGGCATCAAATGGCGCCAAAGCCACCCAAACACCATGCGCTAAAACACCACACCCCTAAACCTGCCCCTAAATCTATTAAAAAAGAGACCAAAGAAAAAACGCCCATTAAGCATGCGCATTCAAAACATGTGCATTCTCCATTGAACGAAAGGAGCGCTAAAAAAGAAATTCCTAAAAAAGAATTAGAAAATGAGAGTAAGAACCAAGTTTTTATAACAGAAAAAAATGACGCTTTCATCAAAACCAAGCGCAAAAAACACAAAAAGATCGTTTTAGACGCTGGGCATGGGGGGAAAGATTGCGGGGCGATGAGCGCGAATTTGGTGTGTGAAAAAGACATTGTTTTAGAAGTGGTGAAGTTTTTACACAAAGAGCTTAAAAAGAGAGGCTATAGCGTTTTATTGACAAGGGATAAGGACATTTACATTGATTTAGTGGCTCGCACGGAATTAGCCAATAAAAAAAGCGCGGATTTATTCATCTCAGTGCATGCCAATTCCATCCCTAAACGCTCCACCTCTAACGCTCATGGTATAGAGACTTATTTTTTATCCACCGCAAGGAGCGAAAGGGCTAGGAAAGTGGCTGAGCAAGAAAATAAAGACGATGTGAATTTAATGGATTATTTTTCTAAAAGTTTGCTTTTAAATTCATTGAACACGCAGCGATTGATTATTTCTAACAAACTGGCGATTGACGTGCAATACGGCATGCTCCAAAGTGTCCGCAAAAATTACCCTGATGTAGTGGATGGGGGTGTGAGAGAGGGGCCTTTTTGGGTATTGGCCGGGGCTTTAATGCCTTCAATTTTAATAGAAATTGGTTATAATTCCCATGCGATAGAATCTAAACGCATCCAAAGCAAACCGTATCAAAAAATCTTGGCTAAGGGCATTGCTGATGGCATTGATAGTTTCTTCAGCAAGAATGATTAG
- a CDS encoding RelA/SpoT family protein, whose product MNEIDKSVDIGFLRILDVIKKVTTPKGGIEILRTLIDSTPKIENALNLATKSHKGQYRKSGEPYIVHPICVASVVAFCGGDEAMVCAALLHDVVEDTPCKIETIEREFGQDVANLVDALTKITEIRKEELGVSSQDPRMVVSALTFRKILISAIQDPRALVVKISDRLHNMLTLDALPHDKQVRISKETLAVYAPIASRLGMSSIKNELEDKSFYYIYPEEYKNIKEYLHKNKQSLLLKLNAFASKLEKKLFDSGFSHSDFKLVTRVKRPYSIYLKMQRKGAVNIDEILDLLAIRILLKNPIDCYKVLGIIHLNFKPIVSRFKDYIALPKENGYKTIHTTIFDESSVYEVQIRTFDMHMGAEYGNSAHWKYKAGGVDHEDHHEGMRWLQNFKYHDSDLKNDPKEFYELAKNDLYREDIVVFSPHGDTYTLPVGAIALDFAYMVHSDLGDKATDAYINSKKALLNQELRSGDVVKIIKGDKIIPRFIWMDQLKTSKAKNHLRIQRRNRLKEIDTKSMINILATFFGRSVFEDVDLKDYKNFEEKLTDCGVETTLTEAMKSFENLAKLTEEIENKVFSLKEDAILEYKEMSLWTRGLRYLGFKTNVLNFLTPNRQWQCKELEHFSVCSSNALEIKQVLLNDCCYPKYGDEIIAIVTDLKDPKAVAHHKFCKKAIAEVDAKAPMVYIEWHKRDRTIYKMMFYLGEKKSVLAGLLTFLNRNECNIVGVSYLGYKDKYSSHCEVSFEIATDKADWIRALINRKYQDRIVELSSLDDAYES is encoded by the coding sequence ATGAACGAAATTGATAAATCCGTTGATATCGGATTCTTACGGATTTTGGATGTTATCAAAAAAGTTACGACCCCAAAGGGTGGCATTGAAATCTTAAGGACTTTAATTGATTCCACGCCCAAAATTGAAAACGCCCTAAATTTAGCGACCAAGAGCCATAAGGGGCAATACCGAAAGAGCGGTGAGCCTTATATTGTCCATCCTATTTGTGTGGCGAGCGTGGTGGCGTTTTGTGGGGGCGATGAGGCGATGGTGTGCGCTGCGCTTTTGCATGATGTGGTGGAAGACACGCCTTGTAAGATTGAAACGATTGAGCGAGAATTTGGGCAAGATGTGGCCAATTTAGTGGATGCGCTCACCAAAATCACTGAAATCAGGAAAGAAGAATTAGGAGTGAGCTCTCAAGATCCCAGAATGGTGGTTTCAGCGCTCACTTTCAGAAAGATCCTTATTAGCGCGATACAAGATCCAAGAGCCTTAGTGGTAAAGATTAGCGACAGGTTGCACAACATGCTCACCTTAGACGCCTTGCCTCATGACAAGCAAGTGCGTATTTCTAAAGAAACTCTAGCGGTGTATGCCCCCATAGCGAGCCGATTGGGCATGTCTTCAATCAAAAATGAATTAGAAGACAAGAGCTTTTATTATATTTATCCGGAAGAATATAAAAATATTAAGGAATATTTGCACAAAAACAAGCAGTCTTTACTCTTAAAACTCAACGCTTTTGCGAGCAAGTTAGAAAAAAAACTTTTTGACAGCGGGTTTAGCCATTCAGATTTTAAACTCGTTACAAGGGTGAAACGCCCTTATTCTATCTATCTTAAGATGCAACGGAAGGGCGCGGTTAATATTGATGAAATTTTGGATTTGTTAGCCATTAGGATTTTATTGAAAAACCCGATTGATTGCTATAAAGTTTTAGGGATTATCCATTTGAATTTCAAACCCATTGTCTCTCGTTTTAAAGATTACATCGCTTTGCCCAAGGAAAATGGTTACAAGACGATACACACGACCATTTTTGATGAATCTTCTGTTTATGAAGTGCAGATCCGCACCTTTGATATGCATATGGGGGCGGAGTATGGTAATTCAGCCCACTGGAAGTATAAAGCTGGGGGCGTGGATCATGAAGATCATCATGAGGGCATGAGGTGGTTGCAAAATTTTAAATACCATGACAGCGATTTGAAAAACGACCCTAAGGAATTTTACGAACTCGCTAAGAACGATTTGTATCGTGAAGATATTGTCGTTTTTTCGCCTCATGGGGACACTTACACCTTACCGGTAGGAGCGATTGCTTTAGATTTTGCTTACATGGTGCATAGCGATTTAGGCGATAAAGCCACGGACGCTTATATCAATAGTAAAAAAGCCTTACTCAATCAGGAATTAAGGAGTGGGGATGTGGTTAAAATCATTAAAGGCGATAAAATAATACCTCGTTTCATTTGGATGGATCAGCTTAAAACTTCTAAGGCTAAAAACCATTTGCGTATCCAAAGAAGAAACCGCTTGAAAGAGATTGACACTAAGAGCATGATCAATATCTTAGCGACTTTTTTTGGGCGATCTGTTTTTGAAGACGTGGATTTAAAAGATTATAAAAACTTTGAAGAAAAATTAACAGATTGTGGGGTGGAGACCACCTTAACAGAAGCGATGAAAAGCTTTGAAAATTTGGCCAAACTCACTGAAGAGATTGAAAATAAAGTGTTTTCTTTAAAAGAAGATGCGATTTTAGAATACAAAGAGATGAGTTTATGGACTCGAGGTTTGAGGTATTTGGGTTTTAAAACCAATGTTTTGAATTTTTTAACCCCCAACCGGCAATGGCAGTGTAAGGAATTGGAGCATTTTAGCGTTTGTTCAAGTAACGCTTTAGAAATCAAACAGGTGTTATTGAATGATTGTTGTTACCCTAAATATGGCGATGAAATCATTGCGATCGTAACGGATTTAAAAGATCCAAAGGCGGTTGCACACCATAAATTTTGCAAAAAAGCGATAGCGGAAGTGGATGCTAAAGCGCCTATGGTTTATATAGAATGGCACAAGCGGGATCGAACGATTTATAAAATGATGTTTTATTTAGGCGAAAAAAAGTCGGTTTTAGCGGGTTTATTAACTTTTTTAAACAGGAACGAATGCAATATTGTGGGCGTGTCTTACCTAGGCTATAAAGACAAGTATTCTAGCCATTGTGAAGTGAGTTTTGAAATAGCCACGGATAAGGCGGATTGGATCAGAGCCTTAATCAATCGCAAATATCAGGATAGGATTGTAGAATTATCCAGTCTGGATGACGCTTATGAATCATAA
- a CDS encoding MqnA/MqnD/SBP family protein has product MRFGKIDYLNMLPFDVFIKSYPTPCYFKQFLRLKKTYPSKLNQSFLFRRIDAGFISSIAGYSFALYPYSLGIVAYKEVLSVLVVDAKNAFDKESASSNALSKVLGLKGEVLIGNKALQFYYSNPKKDFIDLAALWYEKKRLPFVFGRLCYHKNKDFYKCLSLAFKHQKTKIPYYILKEAALKTNLKRQDILNYLQKIYYTLGKKEQSGLKAFYRELLFKRIQKPKRF; this is encoded by the coding sequence GTGCGTTTTGGTAAAATTGATTATTTGAACATGCTCCCTTTTGATGTGTTTATCAAATCCTACCCCACCCCTTGTTATTTCAAACAATTTTTACGGCTTAAAAAAACCTACCCCTCCAAACTCAATCAAAGTTTTTTATTCAGGCGCATTGATGCGGGGTTTATTTCTTCTATCGCCGGCTATTCATTCGCTCTTTATCCTTATTCTCTAGGCATTGTCGCTTATAAAGAAGTTTTAAGCGTGCTGGTTGTGGATGCAAAAAACGCTTTTGACAAAGAAAGCGCTTCTTCAAACGCTCTCTCTAAAGTGTTAGGGTTAAAAGGCGAAGTGTTAATCGGTAATAAAGCGCTGCAGTTTTATTATTCCAACCCTAAAAAAGATTTTATAGATTTAGCCGCTCTGTGGTATGAAAAAAAACGCTTGCCGTTTGTTTTTGGGCGTTTGTGTTACCATAAAAACAAGGATTTTTACAAGTGCTTGTCTTTAGCTTTCAAACATCAAAAAACAAAAATCCCTTACTACATCCTTAAAGAAGCCGCTTTAAAAACCAACTTAAAACGCCAAGATATTTTAAACTACTTGCAAAAAATTTACTACACTTTAGGCAAAAAGGAACAATCAGGCCTTAAAGCGTTCTATCGTGAATTGTTGTTCAAACGCATTCAAAAACCCAAGCGTTTTTAG
- the acnB gene encoding bifunctional aconitate hydratase 2/2-methylisocitrate dehydratase, with protein sequence MKDFLEDYKKSVSERESEGIPPLPLSAKQVQAVVEILTKDPTNAAFAKELLIHRVSPGVDEGAKVKAEFLAQLSQKKLECVHISALEATTLLGTMLGGYNVEPLIMGLESQDKNIAKESAKALKTTLLVYGSFDKIAAMSKTNALAKEVLESWANAEWFLNKEPLNECIEACVFKIDGETNTDDLSPASDAFTRSDIPLHAKAMLKNRIENYEQRIKAIKTKGVPVAYVGDVVGTGSSRKSATNSIMWHFGKDIPFVPNKRSGGIVIGGVIAPIFFATCEDSGALPIVADVKDLKEGDLIKIYPYKGEITLNNKVVSTFKLEPETLLDEVRASGRIPLIIGRGLTNKARKFLGLGESEAFKKPSAPKSDAKGYTLAQKIVGHACGVKGILPGAYCEPKVTTVGSQDTTGAMTRDEVKELASLKFDAPFVLQSFCHTAAYPKPSDVSLHATLPGFITQRGGVALHPGDGVIHTWLNRMGLPDTLGTGGDSHTRFPLGISFPAGSGLVAFAAVTGTMPLNMPESVLVRFKGEMNPGITLRDLVNAIPYYAIKKGLLTVEKKGKINVFNGRILEIEGLPDIKMEQAFELSDASAERSAAACVVRLNKEPMIEYLKSNIKLIDEMIASGYEDKETLKKRRDAMQAWVDNPVLLEPDSNAQYAAVIEIDVAEITEPILACPNDPDDVATLSEVLADTTGKRPHAIDEVFIGSCMTNIGHFRAFGEIVKNAPPSQARLWVVPPSKMDEQELINEGYYAIFGAAGARTEVPGCSLCMGNQARVRDNAVVFSTSTRNFDNRMGRGAKVYLGSAELGAACALLGRIPTKEEYMNLVSEKLESQKDKIYRYMNFNLMENFRL encoded by the coding sequence ATGAAAGATTTTTTAGAAGATTACAAAAAAAGCGTTTCAGAAAGAGAAAGTGAGGGTATCCCGCCACTCCCCTTAAGTGCTAAACAAGTTCAAGCCGTCGTTGAGATTTTAACAAAAGATCCTACAAACGCCGCTTTCGCTAAAGAATTACTCATTCACAGGGTAAGCCCTGGGGTTGATGAGGGGGCGAAAGTGAAAGCGGAATTTTTAGCCCAATTGTCTCAAAAAAAACTAGAATGTGTGCACATTAGCGCTTTAGAAGCGACCACTCTTTTAGGTACGATGCTTGGGGGGTATAATGTAGAGCCTTTGATTATGGGATTAGAAAGTCAAGATAAAAACATCGCTAAAGAGAGCGCGAAAGCTCTAAAAACCACTCTTTTAGTCTATGGATCGTTTGATAAAATTGCGGCAATGAGCAAAACTAACGCTTTGGCTAAAGAAGTGCTAGAGTCTTGGGCGAACGCCGAATGGTTTTTGAATAAAGAGCCTTTGAATGAATGCATTGAAGCGTGCGTGTTTAAGATTGATGGCGAAACCAATACCGATGATTTAAGCCCAGCGAGCGATGCTTTCACACGAAGCGATATTCCTTTACACGCCAAGGCCATGCTAAAAAACCGGATTGAAAATTACGAACAACGCATCAAAGCCATTAAAACTAAAGGCGTTCCTGTAGCGTATGTGGGCGATGTGGTTGGCACAGGAAGCTCTAGAAAAAGCGCGACTAACTCTATCATGTGGCATTTTGGTAAGGACATTCCTTTTGTGCCTAATAAAAGGAGTGGGGGCATTGTGATTGGAGGGGTGATCGCTCCGATTTTCTTTGCGACTTGTGAAGATAGCGGGGCGTTACCCATTGTGGCTGATGTTAAGGATCTAAAAGAGGGCGATTTGATTAAGATCTATCCTTATAAAGGCGAAATCACGCTGAACAATAAGGTAGTTAGCACCTTCAAACTAGAGCCTGAAACTTTATTAGATGAAGTTAGGGCTTCTGGGCGTATCCCTTTAATCATTGGTAGAGGCTTGACCAACAAAGCACGTAAATTTTTAGGGCTAGGCGAATCGGAAGCGTTTAAAAAGCCATCCGCTCCCAAAAGCGACGCTAAAGGCTACACTTTAGCCCAAAAAATTGTAGGCCATGCTTGTGGGGTAAAAGGGATCTTACCCGGCGCTTATTGTGAGCCAAAGGTTACCACCGTGGGCAGTCAAGACACCACAGGGGCGATGACTAGAGATGAGGTTAAAGAATTGGCGAGTTTGAAATTTGATGCGCCTTTTGTGTTGCAGAGTTTTTGCCATACCGCCGCTTACCCAAAACCTAGCGATGTGAGTTTGCATGCAACCTTGCCTGGCTTTATCACTCAAAGAGGCGGTGTGGCGTTGCATCCGGGCGATGGCGTGATCCATACATGGCTGAATCGCATGGGATTGCCTGACACTTTAGGCACAGGAGGGGATAGCCACACCCGTTTCCCTTTAGGCATTAGTTTCCCGGCAGGAAGCGGGCTAGTCGCTTTTGCAGCGGTTACAGGCACGATGCCATTGAACATGCCAGAATCCGTGTTAGTGCGTTTTAAAGGAGAAATGAATCCTGGGATCACCTTAAGGGATTTGGTGAATGCGATCCCTTATTATGCGATTAAAAAAGGGTTACTCACGGTGGAGAAAAAGGGTAAAATCAATGTCTTTAACGGGCGTATTTTAGAGATTGAAGGCTTGCCTGATATTAAAATGGAGCAGGCTTTTGAACTAAGCGATGCGAGTGCAGAAAGGAGCGCGGCTGCTTGTGTGGTTCGTTTGAATAAAGAGCCGATGATTGAATACTTGAAATCCAATATCAAGCTCATTGATGAGATGATTGCGAGCGGTTATGAAGATAAAGAGACTTTGAAAAAACGCAGAGATGCGATGCAAGCTTGGGTGGATAATCCGGTATTGTTAGAGCCAGATAGTAACGCTCAATACGCTGCCGTCATTGAAATTGATGTGGCAGAAATCACGGAGCCTATTTTGGCTTGCCCTAATGACCCTGATGATGTCGCTACTTTGAGCGAAGTTTTAGCGGATACGACCGGCAAAAGACCGCACGCTATTGATGAAGTGTTTATTGGCTCTTGCATGACGAATATCGGGCATTTCAGAGCCTTTGGCGAAATCGTTAAAAACGCCCCCCCCAGTCAAGCACGCCTTTGGGTAGTGCCACCCAGTAAAATGGACGAACAAGAGCTTATTAATGAGGGCTATTATGCGATTTTTGGGGCTGCCGGGGCAAGGACTGAAGTCCCAGGCTGTAGCTTGTGCATGGGCAATCAAGCGAGGGTTAGGGATAATGCGGTCGTCTTTTCCACTTCCACGCGCAATTTTGATAATCGCATGGGTAGAGGAGCTAAAGTGTATTTAGGCAGTGCGGAGCTTGGGGCGGCGTGCGCTTTACTAGGGAGAATCCCCACTAAAGAAGAATACATGAATTTAGTGAGCGAAAAGCTAGAGAGCCAAAAAGACAAGATCTATCGCTACATGAACTTTAACTTAATGGAGAATTTCAGGCTCTAG
- a CDS encoding DNA-directed RNA polymerase subunit omega produces MKKERTESLVAQALKNIGNDRYMLDNLVFARVKQLNAGAKTLVNMDPKRHKLVDIAIREIAEGKIDIDRIDERN; encoded by the coding sequence TTGAAAAAAGAGAGAACAGAGAGTTTAGTCGCTCAAGCCTTAAAAAATATTGGGAACGACCGCTACATGCTAGATAATTTAGTTTTCGCTCGTGTGAAGCAATTAAACGCCGGAGCCAAAACTTTAGTGAATATGGACCCTAAACGCCATAAATTAGTGGATATTGCCATTAGAGAAATCGCTGAAGGGAAAATTGATATAGACAGGATAGATGAACGAAATTGA